The genomic DNA atttctagtgatggttcattttaaaaaattacacatgaaataaagttgtgacttctgttttaatataatagattgTGTGTCGACTGTCCGAATCAGGtgtgttttgagttttgaagcacttttttcttcatttatggAGTAAAGGTAACATAGTAATTTTGGTGTCATCTTATCCAAAGGCTTCACGATTTCAGAAGCTAGCAGCCATTCAATGTATCCTCATCAAAACTCGGGTTTAACTCACTCTTTACATGGTTTAAGCATTgttatgaaaattttgaacAATTGTTCCATTTCTGAGCTTAAAATACTAAAAGTCGATATTCAATTTCTTATCTCCAGTTATATAATTGATTTGAGATAAATGTCCACGGCCACAGCCCACCGAACGGTTAACAATTTTCACGGCGTTTAGAACAAATATTTCATACATAAAACAGGAAACAGTACAATCTACTTATGAAGATATAGAAGCTGGAGGATATAGTCTAGCCTCAGTCTAATATATTTTGAGGTGGAATGTAGTAAGGAGCGTCCGTTTTTCCAGTTGTAGCGACCAAGGGGAAACCATCCACCAGACTAACCATTGCGGTTTCGTCGAAATCCAAGATGTAAACGTAGTTAGGAAGCAAACCAGGAAAGGAAGTAGAAGGGACACAAAATGGTTCAGACATTGAGAGGAACATGGTGAGATCTCCCATGTCTTGAGTGTAGACCGCGTTTCCTTCATCGTCTAGCTTGAACACCattaaaaattgtgttttcattTGGGCAACACCTTGGACGATCTTGGCCGTCTTCCTATACTGCTTAACCAAGAAAGTCTCACCGGTGGATGTTGACTCCACCAAGTGTTGGCTCATGCAGCATGAATCCATAAGGGGAGTGGGTAGCTTAGGAGGAAGGTTTTCAAATCCAACGCACTGCAACTTGAGTTTATCGTTAGGTTCGCAGAGATCCAATGAGCCGATGAGGTGGCCTCCAGATCCGGGAATACGAAACATGTTGTCCTTTTTGGAAAACATGACACGGGAGGAGTAGAAGCAAGGGTTTTCGATCTTGATGT from Brassica napus cultivar Da-Ae unplaced genomic scaffold, Da-Ae ScsIHWf_1069;HRSCAF=1516, whole genome shotgun sequence includes the following:
- the LOC106408815 gene encoding uncharacterized protein LOC106408815, giving the protein SSSVSLLISNGFSTTSLRQTPPCSIIGAKPCLPLEFFYRSGLGTLIIANANVADMSCLVRLKKKVPVDLVHNDPDDTMVTIGASHGWVASLKDDGILRLHDDLNPVASDTDPKRIQLPPLVTLPHCQTKIVTNVSMSSSSPEDDEDCVVAVKFLGPQLSFCKPAGKSSKPEWTNIKIENPCFYSSRVMFSKKDNMFRIPGSGGHLIGSLDLCEPNDKLKLQCVGFENLPPKLPTPLMDSCCMSQHLVESTSTGETFLVKQYRKTAKIVQGVAQMKTQFLMVFKLDDEGNAVYTQDMGDLTMFLSMSEPFCVPSTSFPGLLPNYVYILDFDETAMVSLVDGFPLVATTGKTDAPYYIPPQNILD